The following coding sequences are from one Salvia hispanica cultivar TCC Black 2014 chromosome 3, UniMelb_Shisp_WGS_1.0, whole genome shotgun sequence window:
- the LOC125215130 gene encoding glutamate receptor 2.2-like has product MEKRSHNIPILFIFHYLLFSISKMADAQTIPIRVGVILDMDGYGQMAFNCLSMALSDFYSTHSHYKTRLLLTNRPPKGDVIGAASAGLDLLKNVQVQAILGPTFSFQASFLISLGEEAQVPIISYSATSPSLSSTRSPYFFRATLSDATQVDAIADIVEAFGWREVVPVYEENNFGEGIMPYLSDALGRVNARIPYRSVISTLATDDQIEAELYKLMTMQTRVFVVHMLSPLASRLFIIARKIGLMSRDCAWIVTNGITNELELLDQSALESMLGVIGVRHHVPRSKELESFETQFNKQVLVGSKLSIFGLWAYDAATALAIAAEKAELKDVNYIQKSTNSTDLEGFGVSGGGPSLIKALSNTTFTGLAGNFRLVDGELEAPPMEIVNFVGHGVQGIGYWTKDSRIVNELNSKSANLYADFTPKSKLGSIIWPGDTTSRPRGWVIPTNGRKLRVGVPVKAGFTEFVSVTWNADNSTRVVGYCIEIFEAVMAALPYGVSYEYIPYAYPNHTTAGDYNSLTYQVYLGNYDIVAGDVTIVANRSQYVDFTLPYTESGVSMIVPLKDVKRKNAWIFLKPLLDFFFFFLFFCVCNRDVLV; this is encoded by the exons ATGGAGAAGAGAAGCCATAATATTCCCATTTTGTTCATTTTCCATTACTTGTTGTTTTCAATCTCCAAAATGGCAGATGCACAGACCATCCCCATTAGAGTTGGGGTGATTCTTGACATGGATGGCTACGGACAGATGGCCTTCAATTGCCTATCCATGGCGCTTTCCGACTTCTATTCGACCCACAGTCATTACAAGACTAGGCTCCTCCTCACCAACCGTCCCCCCAAAGGCGACGTCATTGGTGCTGCTTCCGCAG GCCTAGACCTACTCAAGAATGTGCAAGTGCAAGCCATATTAGGCCCAACCTTCTCATTTCAGGCTAGCTTCCTCATCTCTCTAGGAGAAGAAGCTCAGGTCCCCATCATCTCCTACTCCGCTACAAgtccttctctctcctcaacCCGAAGCCCCTACTTCTTCCGCGCCACCCTCAGCGACGCTACACAGGTGGACGCCATAGCTGACATCGTCGAGGCCTTCGGGTGGCGAGAAGTCGTCCCTGTTTACGAGGAAAACAACTTCGGAGAAGGCATTATGCCTTATTTGAGCGACGCCTTGGGGCGTGTCAACGCCCGCATACCTTACAGAAGCGTGATCTCTACTCTCGCAACCGACGATCAGATCGAGGCCGAGCTCTACAAGCTCATGACAATGCAGACCAGAGTGTTCGTGGTCCACATGTTGAGCCCCCTCGCGTCTCGCCTCTTCATCATAGCGCGCAAGATCGGGTTGATGAGTCGGGATTGTGCGTGGATCGTCACGAATGGGATCACCAACGAGCTCGAGTTGCTGGATCAGTCTGCACTGGAGTCCATGCTGGGAGTTATTGGAGTGAGGCATCATGTCCCGAGGAGTAAAGAGCTCGAGAGCTTTGAGACTCAGTTTAATAAACAGGTTCTTGTTGGAAGTAAATTGAGCATTTTTGGGCTGTGGGCTTATGATGCAGCCACTGCATTAGCTATAGCAGCAGAGAAGGCAGAGCTTAAAGATGTTAACTACATACAAAAATCGACGAACTCAACAGATCTCGAAGGATTTGGAGTGTCGGGTGGTGGGCCGAGCCTCATCAAGGCCTTGTCGAACACAACATTCACAGGGCTTGCAGGGAACTTCAGGCTAGTCGATGGGGAGCTTGAGGCGCCGCCTATGGAGATTGTCAACTTCGTCGGCCATGGAGTTCAGGGCATTGGATATTGGACAAAAGATAGTAGGATTGTCAATGAACTCAACTCCAAAAGCGCTAATTTGTACGCGGATTTTACTCCCAAATCCAAGCTTGGATCGATCATCTGGCCAGGCGACACAACATCTAGGCCTAGAGGTTGGGTGATCCCAACCAATGGAAGGAAGTTGAGAGTTGGAGTACCTGTGAAAGCTGGATTCACTGAGTTTGTGAGTGTTACATGGAATGCTGACAATTCTACAAGAGTAGTAGGGTATTGCATAGAAATTTTTGAAGCAGTAATGGCAGCATTACCTTATGGTGTGAGCTATGAATACATCCCGTATGCATATCCCAACCACACCACGGCTGGAGATTACAATAGCTTGACCTATCAAGTATACCTCGGA AACTATGATATCGTTGCTGGAGACGTGACGATTGTGGCGAACAGGTCGCAGTACGTGGACTTCACTCTGCCCTACACAGAGTCAGGTGTGTCAATGATCGTGCCACTGAAAGATGTAAAGAGAAAGAATGCATGGATATTCTTGAAGCCccttcttgattttttttttttctttctttttttttgtgtatgtAATCGAGATGTCCTggtttga